The following proteins are co-located in the Paralichthys olivaceus isolate ysfri-2021 chromosome 2, ASM2471397v2, whole genome shotgun sequence genome:
- the fam210b gene encoding protein FAM210B, mitochondrial, with product MFCWRAGRLSAAAVDQALRSSGWCLVRVRANRLRHVTGTLRRGHTVQWRSVCGAVDSTTHAHLGTPQPEQRPLQSWERGVAYTDQRHLERVAAVVESLSKSLRSEGGSLDLTKPPLVHAKRRHGSGEEPLGHVLFTGTWRVSSRTMHTRASSTASAAKSSDPGEETGADKRDKQNLKEASSTSSSAEKVPGEPEPEGEKPTKTQQLKKVFKEYGAVGVCFHIGISLMSLGMFYLLISSGIDMAAVLCKLGFSETVVHSKMAAGTSTFVLAYAIHKLFAPVRISITLVSVPLIVRYFRKTGLFKPPTPAP from the exons ATGTTTTGTTGGCGCGCAGGCAGGCTGTCCGCAGCGGCTGTGGATCAGGCGCTCAGGTCCTCGGGCTGGTGTTTGGTGCGAGTCAGAGCGAACAGACTGAGGCACGTCACCGGGACTTTACGCAGAGGTCACACGGTTCAGTGGAGGTCGGTCTGTGGAGCTGTGGACTCCACCACACATGCGCACCTGGGGACGCCACAGCCGGAGCAGCGTCCGCTCCAGAGCTGGGAGCGCGGGGTCGCGTACACGGACCAGAGACACTTGGAGCGAGTGGCTGCTGTGGTCGAGAGTCTCTCCAAAAGCTTGCGAAGCGAAGGCGGGAGTTTAGATCTAACCAAGCCGCCGCTTGTGCATGCAAAGAGGCGCCACGGCAGCGGAGAGGAGCCGCTGGGTCATGTGTTGTTTACAGGCACCTGGCGAGTCTCCAGCAGGACCATGCACACCAGGGCTTCATCCACAGCTTCAGCCGCCAAGAGCAGCGACCCCGGGGAGGAGACAGGCGCCGACAAACGG GACAAGCAGAATTTAAAGGAGGCCTCTTCTACCTCCTCGTCTGCTGAAAAGGTCCCGGGGGAGCCTGAGCCAGAAGGAGAGAAACCCACAAAGACTCAGCAGCTAAAGAAAGTCTTCAAGGAGTACGGAGCAGTGGGAGTTTGCTTTCACATCGGGATCTCCCTAATGTCTCTGggaatgttctacctcctgatATCCAG TGGGATCGATATGGCGGCTGTGCTGTGCAAACTGGGCTTCAGCGAGACCGTCGTTCACTCTAAAATGGCAGCAGGAACCAGCACGTTTGTCCTGGCCTACGCCATCCACAAGCTATTCGCCCCCGTTCGCATCAGCATCACTCTGGTGTCCGTCCCTCTCATTGTGCGCTACTTCAGAAAGACTGGTCTCTTTAAACCCCCCACACCAGCTCCCTGA